TTAAAAAGTAAGGTATTTTTTATCCAAATAGGTCTAGCCATTTTGGTTCTGATACTCTTGGTATTTTTTATGTTACGTTGGTTAAGTTCAACCACGAACCATGGTGAGTTTGTTGAAGTGCCCGACTTTGCTAAAATGTCCGTGCCGGAAATGCGTAAATCTGTAGAAGAGGCTAAATTAAGGTATGAGGTCTTGGATTCTGCCAATTTTAATCCGGATTACCCTAGATTTTCTATCATAGAACAAAATCCACCTGCCGGCAACAAGGTTAAGGAAAACCGAAAAATTTATTTTACGGTCAATCCGTCTGGCTATAAGAAAGTTTCCGTTCCTAATATTATACAGGTTACACAACGTAATGCGGCCTCTATGCTACGTGCTGTAGGTTTAGATGTGCAACGCGTTACTTATATAGACCAATTAGGAAAAGATATGGTCTATTATATAAAGTATAAAGGAAAACAAGTGAAGCCGGGTGATAAGTTACCTAAAACTTCTAAAATTGAGTTGGTTTGCGGTAATGGTTCCATAACCGAGCAAGCAAAGGTTCAAGCAGATTCAGAATAGTACATGCAAACACCGGAAAATCAAGAATTGAACGATGATGAGCTTTTTGAACATCATCGTGTTATAGCTTCAAAGGGGCAAGTGCCATTAAGAGTGGATAAATTCTTAATGAACTTTATAGAATACGCTACCCGAAATAAAATTCAGCAATCTGCTAAGAATGGGCATATTTGGGTAAACGGCACTATTGTAAAACAGAACTATAAGGTAAAGCCTAACGATGAGGTAAAGGTATTGTTTGAGCACCCTCCCCATGAGTTTCTATTGGTTCCGGAAGATATACCCATAGATGTTGTTTATGAGGATGATGTGCTGTTGGTAGTCAATAAGCCTGCAGGTATGGTGGTGCATCCTGGTCACGGAAACTATTCTGGGACCCTTATTAATGCACTTTTGCACCATGTTAAGGATTTACCGGCAAACAGTAATGAACGTCCTGGTCTTGTGCATCGTATTGATAAAGACACTTCAGGACTTTTGGTAGTGGCCAAAACAGAGGCGGCCATGACACACCTTGCCAAACAATTCTTTGATAAAACTTCTGAACGGGAATATGTTGCTCTAGTTTGGGGGAATGTACAAGATGATGAGGGTACTATAGAAGGAAATGTAGCAAGAAATCCCAAAAACCGTTTGCAGATGCATGTCTTTCCTGAAGGAGATGAAGGTAAGGAAGCGGTTACGCATTATTCCGTTATGGAGCGATTGGGTTATGTAACTTTGGTTTCCTGCAAATTAGAGACCGGTCGTACCCACCAGATCAGGGTTCACATGAAATATATTGGCCATACACTTTTTAATGATGAGCGTTATGGTGGTGATAAAATTTTAAAGGGAACAACATTTACCAAGTATAAACAGTTTGTAGATAATGCTTTTAAGGTATTGCCCCGGCAGGCTCTACATGCAAAAACGTTGGGTTTTGTGCACCCTGTAACCGGAGAAATGATGCGTTTTGATTCTGAAATTCCACAGGACATGTTAGACTGTATTGAAAAATGGCGACATTATTCACAGCACAGTAACTAAGTTATAAATAACATTGATACTCATATCAATAACTCTTTTCTTATGCCATAGGTTATATTGATAATCATCAGTATTTTTACCTGAAGTTTTTCAAAATAGACACTAGTATGAAGATTGTTATCTCACCGGCAAAATCTTTGGATTTTGATAAGGAATACCCTAAATATAAAGAAACACAACCTCAATTTTTAGAAGAGGCTTTAAAACTAAATAAAATTTTGGCCAAGAAAAACCCTAAAGCTTTATCCGAGCTTATGGGTATTTCAGATAATTTGGCGCAGTTAAATTATCAAAGAAACCAAGATTTTGAAGTGCCTTTCACACTTAAAAATGCACGCCCTGCCGTTTACGCTTTTAATGGGGATGTGTACCAAGGGTTGGATGCGTATACCATGCCTTCTCAAAAAATGGAAAAACTACAGGAAAGCTTACGTATTCTTTCTGGCCTTTATGGCTTTTTAAGACCGTTGGATTTAATGCAACCGTATCGCCTGGAGATGGGTACGCAATTAAAAGTAGGTAGAAAAAAGAACCTGTATGAGTTCTGGAAAAAAACCTTAACGGACGAGTTGAATTCCGAAATGCAGGATGATGAACTTTTCATCAACTTAGCTAGTAATGAATATTTTAGTGCAATAGACACCAAAGCTTTAAAAGTGCCTGTAATTAGTCCCGTCTTTAAAGATTGGAAAAATGATAAGTTAAAGATCATTAGTTTTTATGCTAAAAAGGCCCGTGGCTCCATGGTGCGCTATATTATAGATAAAGATGTAAATACGCTAGATGAGCTAAAAGGGTTCAATTATGACGAGTATGAGTACAGTGAAGCGCATACCGTAAAAGAAAACGAACCCGTTTTTATCAGGTAGTTAGTAAAATTAACCTTATGAAAGAGCACTTTTCTGTTGAAGAGAATATTCTGTTTGATTTTTTCAATCAGGTATATCCATTAACTGAAAATGATTTTGAGCCTTTGGCTAAGGTTATACGAAAGAAAAAAATAAAAAAGGGAGAGTTTCTGTTGGATATAGGGCAGGTGGAGACCAAGACCAGTTTAGTTTTAAAAGGGTTTATCCATCAATACACCATTATTGAAGATAATCTGTTTACAATAGATTTTTCTCTGACAGGTATGAGTTTCAATAATTTTACAAGTTATATGGAAAACTCACCTTCCAATCAAATACAAGAAGCATTAACTGATTCTGAAATTATCTATTTTGAAAAAGAGGACATAGACAAACTTCTATTACAAAGCCACCCATTTTCCTTTATTTATACGAAACTATTTGAACAAGTTCACCTAGAGCGGGAAAAGAGATCTTTAATACTGCAGCATAAGAATGCCTACAAAAAATACGAACTTTTTTTGAGTACAATTTCTAAATCTAAAAGATTTTTAGAAGAGGTGCCTCAAAAATTAATTGCCAATTATTTAGGTATGACAGCAGAAACCTATAGCAGGGTGAAAAAAGCATACTTAAAAAACGCTTAAAAGGGTAATTTCTTGATTTGGAATAAGTTTTAAGTTTTAAAGATTTTGGACTTTTGAAGCAAAGTCTAAGGCTATGAAACTTGCAACAATTCTTTTACTCTCTAGTTTACTGTTTAGCTGCTCTAATGATGATGATAGTTTTGATGTCATCGGTAAAAAAGAACAATTTGTTGTAACCTCTTCTGTAATAAATGACAGTTACCCTGTGTATGTCTTTCTTCCTGAAAATTATAATGCCAATTCAAAACATCAATTGATTATTGCTTTGGACGGAGACACAAGGTTTAATACAATTGCAGGGATTATTTCGGATAAAGTACAAAAGGAAAGTATACCTCCTTGTATTTTAGTAGCTGTTGGTAATAACAAGCAAAGAAATAGGGATTATACCCCTACTGTTTATGCCCACGGTTCTGGTGGTGCTGAAAAATTCTATCAATTTATTAAGAATGAAGTAATACCGGAATTAGAATCTAGGTACAGTATAGATCCATCCAATAACAAAACATTAATTGGCCATTCCTTTGGTGGACTATTTACACAATATGTAATGGCTCAAGAAAGAGCTTCAAACCCTTTCAATAAATTCATATCAAGCGGTACATCATATTGGTATGATGCTGGGGTTATATTCGAATTTGAGGAATCCTATGCCAACACACATAAAGATTTGGAGGTAAAATTCTACAACGGTATGGGCACCTTAGAAGGTGGGGTTATGCTGGCGTCCTTTGCAGAAATGAATCAAAGGCTCAATTCTAGAAATTATCCAAATTTTAAGCATCGGAGTGAATTAATAGAAAAAAGTGGACATAGTGGTTCTACAAGTGAAATATTT
This genomic interval from Zobellia roscoffensis contains the following:
- a CDS encoding PASTA domain-containing protein; its protein translation is MRNFFNFLKSKVFFIQIGLAILVLILLVFFMLRWLSSTTNHGEFVEVPDFAKMSVPEMRKSVEEAKLRYEVLDSANFNPDYPRFSIIEQNPPAGNKVKENRKIYFTVNPSGYKKVSVPNIIQVTQRNAASMLRAVGLDVQRVTYIDQLGKDMVYYIKYKGKQVKPGDKLPKTSKIELVCGNGSITEQAKVQADSE
- a CDS encoding RluA family pseudouridine synthase, whose amino-acid sequence is MQTPENQELNDDELFEHHRVIASKGQVPLRVDKFLMNFIEYATRNKIQQSAKNGHIWVNGTIVKQNYKVKPNDEVKVLFEHPPHEFLLVPEDIPIDVVYEDDVLLVVNKPAGMVVHPGHGNYSGTLINALLHHVKDLPANSNERPGLVHRIDKDTSGLLVVAKTEAAMTHLAKQFFDKTSEREYVALVWGNVQDDEGTIEGNVARNPKNRLQMHVFPEGDEGKEAVTHYSVMERLGYVTLVSCKLETGRTHQIRVHMKYIGHTLFNDERYGGDKILKGTTFTKYKQFVDNAFKVLPRQALHAKTLGFVHPVTGEMMRFDSEIPQDMLDCIEKWRHYSQHSN
- the yaaA gene encoding peroxide stress protein YaaA — protein: MKIVISPAKSLDFDKEYPKYKETQPQFLEEALKLNKILAKKNPKALSELMGISDNLAQLNYQRNQDFEVPFTLKNARPAVYAFNGDVYQGLDAYTMPSQKMEKLQESLRILSGLYGFLRPLDLMQPYRLEMGTQLKVGRKKNLYEFWKKTLTDELNSEMQDDELFINLASNEYFSAIDTKALKVPVISPVFKDWKNDKLKIISFYAKKARGSMVRYIIDKDVNTLDELKGFNYDEYEYSEAHTVKENEPVFIR
- a CDS encoding Crp/Fnr family transcriptional regulator, whose amino-acid sequence is MKEHFSVEENILFDFFNQVYPLTENDFEPLAKVIRKKKIKKGEFLLDIGQVETKTSLVLKGFIHQYTIIEDNLFTIDFSLTGMSFNNFTSYMENSPSNQIQEALTDSEIIYFEKEDIDKLLLQSHPFSFIYTKLFEQVHLEREKRSLILQHKNAYKKYELFLSTISKSKRFLEEVPQKLIANYLGMTAETYSRVKKAYLKNA
- a CDS encoding alpha/beta hydrolase, which produces MKLATILLLSSLLFSCSNDDDSFDVIGKKEQFVVTSSVINDSYPVYVFLPENYNANSKHQLIIALDGDTRFNTIAGIISDKVQKESIPPCILVAVGNNKQRNRDYTPTVYAHGSGGAEKFYQFIKNEVIPELESRYSIDPSNNKTLIGHSFGGLFTQYVMAQERASNPFNKFISSGTSYWYDAGVIFEFEESYANTHKDLEVKFYNGMGTLEGGVMLASFAEMNQRLNSRNYPNFKHRSELIEKSGHSGSTSEIFKKGLDYVFIN